A portion of the Geobacter sp. genome contains these proteins:
- a CDS encoding zinc-binding dehydrogenase produces the protein MKAVLMEGFGGLEVLKVGEAERPTPAEGQVLVKVMATSINRPDLVQREGKYPPPPGDSVILGLEVAGVIEELGPGVTGWQKGERVMSLVGGGGYAEYAVAYASHLMRIPESMSFEEAACVCESYITAFLNVFMIGGLKDNNTTILHGGGGGVNTAAIQLCKALVPNTRIIATASPAKMPKVKELGADLVIDFTTTPDFSEAVKEFTNKKGVDVILDHVGAKYLAPNMNSLGYAGRLVIIGVISGIKAELNLALMMVKRQQIIGSVLRSRPVRDKGEIVAEFTKTALPKFADRTIVPIIEKVFTIDQVVEAHRMMEEDKHFGKIVLKIGA, from the coding sequence ATGAAAGCAGTCCTGATGGAGGGTTTTGGCGGCCTGGAAGTCCTGAAGGTCGGAGAGGCCGAGCGGCCCACGCCGGCGGAAGGGCAGGTCCTGGTAAAGGTGATGGCGACCAGCATCAACCGCCCCGACCTGGTACAGCGTGAAGGCAAGTATCCGCCGCCGCCGGGGGATTCGGTCATCCTCGGCCTGGAAGTGGCCGGGGTTATCGAGGAGCTCGGTCCCGGCGTCACCGGCTGGCAGAAGGGGGAGCGGGTCATGTCGCTGGTTGGTGGCGGCGGTTATGCCGAATATGCGGTTGCCTACGCCAGCCACCTGATGCGGATACCGGAAAGCATGAGCTTCGAGGAGGCGGCATGTGTCTGCGAATCCTACATCACCGCCTTCCTCAACGTCTTCATGATCGGCGGCCTGAAGGACAATAACACCACCATCCTGCATGGCGGCGGCGGCGGGGTGAACACCGCGGCCATCCAGCTCTGCAAGGCCCTGGTTCCCAATACCCGGATCATCGCCACTGCCAGCCCGGCCAAGATGCCCAAGGTCAAGGAGCTGGGGGCCGACCTGGTCATCGACTTCACTACCACCCCGGACTTCTCCGAGGCGGTCAAGGAATTCACCAACAAGAAGGGGGTGGATGTCATCCTCGATCATGTGGGTGCCAAGTACCTTGCCCCCAACATGAACTCCCTCGGTTATGCCGGCAGGCTGGTCATCATCGGCGTCATCAGCGGGATCAAGGCCGAGCTGAACCTGGCCCTGATGATGGTGAAGCGCCAGCAGATCATCGGCAGCGTGCTCCGTTCCCGTCCGGTAAGGGACAAGGGGGAGATCGTCGCCGAGTTCACGAAGACCGCGCTCCCCAAATTCGCCGACCGGACCATCGTGCCGATCATCGAGAAGGTCTTCACCATCGACCAGGTGGTGGAGGCGCACCGGATGATGGAAGAAGACAAGCACTTCGGCAAGATCGTCCTGAAGATCGGCGCCTGA
- a CDS encoding molybdopterin-dependent oxidoreductase encodes MDQSIKRSVCPYDCPDACGLLVTVENDRAVRVAGDPDHPYSRGTLCVKMNRYEETVHSPRRLTSPLVRRGNKGSGDFRPVSWDEALDLICERWQEIIARFGAEAILPYSYAGTMGIVQRNSGHPFFHRLGASRLARTICSPAKDAGWQAVMGETPAPHPDSVAKSDLIILWGINAAATSVHFLNRVNEARRKGARVWLIDTYRTPTAAAADRTLLVRPGSDAALSLGIMHILARDGLVNRGFVARSVQGFAELTAGVLPDYHPRRVSTLTGIPEPDIEELAAAFGRARAPFIRVGSGLSRYGNGAMTVRCIVALPALVGAYAVDGGGCLCGVSTSGAFAMKEVVREDFLPKPTRIVNMNQLGHALTKLDDPPVMSLYVYHSNPAAIAPDQNAVLAGLAREDLFTVVHERFLTDTARYADLVLPATSSLEQSDIYRSYGHYCIQRAWPAIPPVGESKSNWEVFSLLAQRLGFREPFFGQTADALIDHLLAIPSPWREGVDLTPLDAGRAVELSMVHDPARPYATPSGRIEIHNPHLSEPLIRHFPPHHEADTAYPFRLMSAPSLFALNASFYERDDLRLRQEGMYLMMHPADAADRGLADNDAVMAWNDRGEVLFLLKVTEQVPTGVVVSEGVWWLEFAPGARSVNALTSQRLTDMGEGSTFYDTKVDVRKSAA; translated from the coding sequence ATGGATCAGAGCATCAAGAGATCGGTCTGCCCCTACGACTGCCCCGACGCCTGCGGCCTGCTGGTCACCGTGGAAAACGACCGGGCCGTGCGGGTAGCCGGCGATCCCGACCACCCCTACAGCCGCGGCACCCTCTGCGTCAAGATGAACCGGTACGAGGAAACGGTACATTCGCCGCGCCGGCTGACGAGCCCGCTCGTCCGTCGTGGCAACAAGGGGAGCGGCGATTTCCGGCCCGTGTCGTGGGACGAGGCGCTTGACCTGATCTGCGAGCGCTGGCAGGAGATCATCGCCCGCTTCGGCGCCGAGGCGATCCTCCCCTACTCCTATGCCGGTACCATGGGGATCGTCCAGCGCAACAGCGGCCACCCCTTTTTCCATCGCCTGGGAGCCTCCCGGCTGGCGCGAACCATCTGTTCGCCGGCCAAGGATGCCGGCTGGCAGGCGGTCATGGGAGAGACGCCGGCACCCCACCCGGACAGTGTGGCAAAAAGCGACCTCATCATCCTCTGGGGGATCAATGCCGCTGCCACCAGCGTCCATTTCCTGAACCGGGTCAACGAGGCCCGTCGCAAAGGGGCACGGGTCTGGCTGATCGACACCTACCGGACCCCGACCGCTGCGGCAGCAGACCGGACCCTCCTGGTCAGGCCGGGCAGCGATGCGGCCCTCAGCCTCGGGATCATGCACATCCTGGCGCGCGACGGACTGGTGAACCGGGGCTTCGTGGCCAGGTCGGTTCAGGGCTTTGCCGAACTGACCGCGGGAGTGCTCCCGGACTACCACCCCCGCAGGGTAAGCACGCTCACCGGTATCCCGGAGCCGGACATCGAAGAGCTGGCAGCAGCCTTCGGCAGGGCCAGGGCCCCCTTCATCCGCGTGGGAAGCGGCCTTTCCCGCTACGGCAACGGCGCCATGACCGTCCGCTGCATCGTCGCCCTTCCCGCGCTGGTAGGGGCCTATGCCGTCGACGGCGGGGGCTGCCTCTGCGGCGTCTCCACCTCGGGCGCCTTTGCCATGAAAGAGGTCGTGCGCGAGGATTTCCTCCCCAAACCGACCAGGATCGTCAACATGAACCAGCTCGGACATGCCCTGACAAAACTCGACGATCCGCCGGTGATGAGCCTCTACGTCTACCACTCCAATCCGGCGGCCATTGCGCCGGACCAGAACGCCGTTCTTGCGGGACTTGCCCGGGAGGACCTCTTCACCGTGGTCCATGAACGCTTCCTGACCGACACGGCCCGTTACGCGGACCTGGTCCTTCCCGCCACCAGTTCGCTGGAACAGAGCGACATCTACCGCTCCTACGGCCACTATTGCATCCAGCGCGCCTGGCCTGCCATCCCGCCGGTCGGCGAGAGCAAGTCCAACTGGGAGGTCTTCTCCCTGCTGGCACAGCGGCTCGGCTTTCGGGAGCCGTTCTTCGGGCAGACCGCCGACGCCTTGATCGACCATCTCCTCGCCATCCCGTCTCCCTGGCGTGAAGGGGTGGACCTGACCCCCCTTGATGCGGGGCGCGCCGTGGAACTGTCCATGGTGCACGATCCGGCCAGGCCCTATGCCACCCCCTCGGGCAGGATCGAGATCCACAACCCGCACCTTTCCGAGCCGCTCATCCGCCATTTTCCCCCCCACCACGAGGCAGACACGGCCTACCCGTTCCGCCTGATGAGCGCACCCAGCCTCTTTGCACTCAATGCGTCATTCTACGAACGTGACGACCTCCGGCTCCGGCAGGAAGGGATGTATCTGATGATGCACCCGGCAGACGCGGCAGACAGGGGGCTGGCAGACAATGACGCGGTCATGGCCTGGAACGACCGGGGGGAGGTGCTCTTTCTGTTGAAGGTAACGGAACAGGTCCCAACGGGGGTGGTGGTGAGCGAGGGGGTCTGGTGGCTGGAGTTCGCGCCGGGGGCGCGCTCGGTGAACGCGCTGACCAGCCAGCGGCTTACCGACATGGGTGAGGGGAGTACCTTTTACGACACCAAGGTGGATGTGAGGAAATCGGCTGCCTAG
- a CDS encoding Dabb family protein translates to MIAHIVLFKLKEATPAGIAEVRDKLLSMEGKIPMLRHLEVGVDVIRSERSYDVALYTRFDSMPDLQAYQVHPYHAGEVVPLMKAVCSSIIAVDYEM, encoded by the coding sequence ATGATAGCCCATATCGTTCTGTTCAAACTCAAGGAGGCGACTCCCGCAGGGATCGCCGAGGTCCGCGACAAGCTGCTCAGCATGGAGGGGAAGATCCCCATGCTCAGGCACCTGGAGGTCGGGGTGGACGTGATCCGCTCCGAACGCTCCTACGACGTTGCGCTCTACACCCGCTTCGACTCGATGCCTGACCTGCAGGCCTACCAGGTCCACCCCTACCATGCCGGCGAGGTGGTGCCGCTCATGAAGGCAGTCTGCAGTTCCATCATTGCCGTCGATTACGAGATGTAG
- a CDS encoding DUF815 domain-containing protein translates to MELDRELTAQLKRVLTSLEQLLPRPVGRIDWKGCYAANWHRHSFAGYLEPLDMIEGIRLDDLLGIDKQKRMVEENTRQFLAGFPANNILLWGTRGTGKSSLVRALLNQYADAGLRVVQVDKDDLVHLPDIVDEVREHPYKFIVFSDDLSFETGESSYKMLKSALDGSVYAPPPNVLIYVTSNRRHLLPEYESDNRGAMLVNNELHHGEAVEEKISLSGRFGLWVGFHPFSQDQYLEVVRQWVESYGRKHGVTAPWDDDAREAAILWSQKKGDRSGRIANQFASDWVGKKLLNIGS, encoded by the coding sequence ATGGAACTGGATCGGGAACTGACCGCTCAGCTGAAGCGGGTGCTGACTTCCCTCGAACAGCTCCTTCCCCGGCCGGTGGGACGCATCGACTGGAAGGGGTGTTATGCCGCCAACTGGCACCGTCATTCCTTTGCCGGATACCTTGAGCCGCTGGACATGATCGAAGGGATCAGGCTGGACGATCTGCTCGGCATCGACAAGCAGAAACGGATGGTAGAGGAGAATACCCGGCAGTTCCTGGCCGGATTTCCCGCCAACAACATTCTCCTCTGGGGAACCCGCGGCACCGGCAAGTCGTCGCTGGTCAGGGCGCTGCTCAACCAGTACGCCGATGCGGGGCTCAGGGTGGTCCAGGTGGACAAGGACGACCTGGTGCACCTGCCCGACATCGTCGACGAGGTCAGGGAGCATCCCTACAAGTTCATCGTCTTCTCCGACGATCTCTCCTTCGAAACCGGCGAGTCGAGCTACAAGATGCTCAAAAGCGCCCTCGACGGCTCGGTCTATGCCCCGCCCCCCAATGTGCTGATCTACGTCACCTCCAACCGCCGTCACCTGTTGCCCGAGTACGAGAGCGACAATCGCGGCGCCATGCTGGTCAATAATGAGCTCCACCACGGCGAGGCGGTCGAGGAGAAGATCTCGCTGTCGGGCCGGTTCGGCCTCTGGGTCGGGTTCCACCCTTTCAGCCAGGACCAGTACCTGGAGGTGGTGCGCCAGTGGGTCGAATCCTACGGCCGAAAGCACGGGGTTACGGCCCCCTGGGACGATGACGCGCGTGAGGCGGCGATCCTCTGGTCCCAGAAGAAGGGGGACCGGAGCGGCAGGATCGCCAACCAGTTCGCCAGCGACTGGGTCGGGAAAAAACTGTTGAATATCGGCTCGTAG
- a CDS encoding glycosyltransferase has product MQHPTPAPELTIIVPVYNEAATLAGLFASLASQQEVSCEIVVSDGGSGDGSVATAERLGEQYGLKVSIISGEKGRGPQLNAGAGVASAPVLLFLHADSRFPDPQALRKGLDRFAAACGELGGDAVAGHFALRFSRSTTAPSLPYYFYECKARLHRPECTHGDQGFLIARSFFDRIGPFPPFPPMLAETLLAERVREQGKWLLLPAEILTSARRFESEGIYQRQVMNAILMNCSHLEWERFFHVTAGLYRPQSQATGLDLTPFLDATADLIRQMPLKRRLAFWYATGAYVRRNAWQLAFFLDVRCDFRRGLGPGEGPARFLGRYDRLGEPLIDNTVGRLAAALLTWCWFHLTRLHARQGGQHAT; this is encoded by the coding sequence ATGCAGCATCCCACACCAGCACCGGAGTTGACGATCATCGTCCCGGTCTACAACGAGGCAGCTACCCTTGCCGGCCTGTTCGCCTCCCTGGCGAGCCAGCAGGAGGTCTCGTGCGAGATCGTCGTCAGCGATGGCGGTTCCGGAGACGGGTCCGTCGCCACGGCAGAGCGCCTGGGCGAACAGTACGGCCTGAAGGTGAGCATCATCAGCGGCGAAAAAGGGCGCGGTCCCCAGTTGAACGCCGGCGCAGGCGTCGCCAGTGCTCCGGTCCTCCTCTTTCTCCATGCCGACTCGCGATTTCCCGATCCCCAGGCCCTCAGAAAGGGGCTCGACCGGTTTGCCGCGGCCTGCGGCGAGTTGGGGGGGGATGCGGTTGCCGGCCATTTCGCGCTCCGCTTCTCGCGCAGCACGACAGCCCCCTCCCTTCCCTACTATTTCTACGAGTGCAAGGCCCGTCTCCACCGGCCTGAGTGCACCCACGGCGACCAGGGGTTTCTGATCGCCAGGAGCTTCTTCGACCGGATCGGCCCCTTCCCCCCGTTTCCCCCCATGCTGGCGGAAACCCTTCTGGCTGAGCGGGTCCGCGAACAGGGGAAGTGGCTGCTCCTCCCCGCCGAGATCCTCACCTCGGCCCGCCGCTTCGAGAGCGAAGGAATCTACCAGCGTCAGGTCATGAACGCCATCCTGATGAACTGCTCACACCTCGAGTGGGAACGGTTCTTCCACGTCACTGCCGGTCTCTACCGCCCCCAGAGCCAGGCCACCGGGCTCGACCTGACCCCGTTCCTGGATGCCACCGCGGATCTCATCCGGCAGATGCCGTTGAAGAGGCGCCTGGCCTTCTGGTATGCCACCGGCGCCTATGTCCGGCGAAATGCCTGGCAGCTCGCCTTTTTCCTCGACGTCCGGTGCGATTTCCGGCGCGGCCTGGGTCCGGGGGAGGGGCCGGCCCGTTTCCTGGGCCGCTACGATCGCCTGGGCGAACCGCTCATCGACAACACCGTCGGCAGGCTCGCAGCTGCCCTTCTCACCTGGTGCTGGTTCCATCTCACCAGGCTCCATGCCCGACAAGGCGGACAACACGCAACCTGA
- a CDS encoding response regulator — protein sequence MATPKILLVDDVKLLLELEKSFLKHSAVRILTATNGKEALEVIRRERPDLVYMDLNMPVMDGRDCCAAIKADPLLRSIPVIMVTTAGSASDEQRCRDAGCDDYLTKPIDRRLFLDKGRRYAPDIDRREPRVACMTEVAIVGAGSLDSAASSDISLGGLYLATDRNPSSDKEVRIAFTLPGTSTRIEAKGRVAWMNTDQERKKPRLPIGFGLEFTEIDTDAIKAIRYYVDKQRTGG from the coding sequence GTGGCTACCCCGAAGATTCTCCTGGTTGATGATGTCAAGCTCCTTCTGGAGTTGGAAAAGAGTTTTCTCAAGCACTCCGCTGTCCGGATACTGACCGCCACCAACGGGAAAGAGGCGTTGGAGGTCATTCGCAGGGAACGGCCGGACCTGGTCTACATGGACCTCAACATGCCGGTCATGGATGGCAGGGACTGCTGCGCCGCCATCAAGGCCGATCCGCTGCTCCGTTCCATCCCCGTCATCATGGTCACCACGGCGGGCAGCGCCTCGGACGAACAGCGCTGTCGCGATGCCGGGTGCGACGATTACCTGACCAAGCCGATCGACCGCCGCCTCTTCCTGGACAAGGGGCGCCGTTATGCGCCCGACATCGACCGCCGGGAACCGCGGGTCGCCTGTATGACGGAAGTGGCCATTGTCGGGGCAGGGTCGCTCGACAGCGCCGCCAGTTCCGACATCAGTCTGGGGGGGCTCTACCTGGCAACCGATCGCAACCCATCGTCGGATAAAGAGGTCCGGATCGCCTTCACCCTGCCGGGCACCAGCACCCGGATCGAGGCAAAGGGGCGCGTGGCCTGGATGAACACCGACCAGGAGCGAAAGAAGCCCCGGCTCCCCATCGGTTTCGGGCTTGAGTTCACCGAGATCGATACCGACGCCATCAAGGCGATCCGCTACTATGTGGACAAGCAGCGCACCGGGGGCTGA